A stretch of the Brachyhypopomus gauderio isolate BG-103 unplaced genomic scaffold, BGAUD_0.2 sc49, whole genome shotgun sequence genome encodes the following:
- the LOC143487714 gene encoding protein kinase C delta type-like produces the protein MKKWKDIKRCCLWSWCCGGIQDDSDTEEEPRRDSIKKKKRKNKTGPKQETDNAHGQKTPVNKSALDEAWEELLHVLLDETEDSSNPEGPLNNEDEACEKHIDIVLDQIEVSCVQPLETHVEESSQGEGPRPLSQISQQTRITAKDFTFHKLLGKGAFGKVFLAELKGREAWFAVKALKKNRVLKSDNVESTMVEKRVLTLASDCPFLAHLYCTFQTKEYLFFVMECLNGGNLMFHMKMKGRFDLDRTTFYAAELVCGLQFLHGKGVIHRDLKLDNVILDRDGHIKIADFGMCKENVFGHNLATSYCGTPHFIAPEILLEEPYSFSVDWWSFGVLVYVMLTGQPPFIGDDEEEILESVRSDTPLFPLSITWNARKMLIRLFERDPSRRLGVVGNIRGHSFFETIDWPALERKEIEPPYKPNVTSHNDCSNIDMKFLNEKPLLSKCRKHWFSFMDQSDFAGFSFTNESMEHLLQT, from the exons ATGAAGAAGTGGAAGGATATAAAAAGGTGTTGTCTCTGGAGCTGGTGCTGTGGAGGAATTCAAGATGATTCTGACACAGAGGAGGAACCCAGAAGAGACagcattaaaaagaagaaaagaaaaaacaaaacaggaccAAAACAGGAGACAGACAACGCCCATGGCCAGA AAACACCTGTGAATAAAAGTGCTCTGGACGAGGCCTGGGAGGAGCTCCTCCATGTTCTCCTGGACGAGACCGAGGACTCTTCCAACCcag AGGGACCTTTGAATAACGAGGACGAGGCCTGTGAGAAGCACATCGACATTGTCCTTGATCAGATTGAGGTCTCTTGTGTCCAACCTCTAG AAACACATGTGGAAGAAAGTTCTCAGGGTGAGGGACCTCGCCCCCTGTCCCAGATCAGCCAGCAGACACGCATCACCGCCAAGGACTTCACTTTCCACAAACTACTGGGCAAGGGAGCCTTTGGCAAG GTTTTTCTGGCTGAACTCAAGGGCCGTGAAGCTTGGTTTGCTGTGAAGGCCTTGAAGAAAAACAGGGTGCTGAAGAGTGATAATGTAGAGTCCACCATGGTGGAAAAGCGGGTGCTAACTCTGGCCTCGGATTGTCCCTTCCTTGCCCACCTTTACTGCACCTTTCAGACCAAG GAATACTTGTTCTTTGTGATGGAGTGCCTGAATGGAGGTAACCTGATGTTCCACATGAAGATGAAAGGACGCTTTGACCTTGACAGAACCAC ATTCTATGCAGCCGAACTCGTGTGTGGACTGCAGTTCCTTCACGGAAAAGGCGTCATCCACAg GGATCTCAAGTTGGATAATGTGATCCTCGATAGAGATGGTCACATAAAGATCGCGGATTTTGGCATGTGTAAAGAGAACGTTTTCGGACACAATCTGGCCACATCCTACTGTGGGACACCACACTTCATTGCCCCTGAG atcctTCTGGAAGAGCCATATTCATTTTCAGTGGACTGGTGGTCATTTGGCGTGCTTGTGTATGTGATGTTGACTGGTCAGCCTCCATTCATTGGTGATGATGAAGAAGAGATTTTAGAGTCCGTCCGTAGTGACAcacctctcttccctctctccatcacatgGAATGCCAGAAAAATGCTAATCCGA CTGTTTGAGCGAGACCCTTCTCGTAGACTGGGTGTTGTGGGGAATATCCGAGGTCACTCATTCTTCGAGACCATTGACTGGCCTGCTCTGGAGAGGAAAGAAATTGAACCCCCTTACAAGCCAAACGTG acATCACACAACGACTGCAGCAACATTGACATGAAGTTTTTAAATGAGAAGCCCCTCCTGTCCAAGTGTAGGAAGCATTGGTTTAGCTTCATGGACCAGAGTGACTTTGCTGGCTTTTCATTCACCAACGAGAGCATGGAGCATCTTCTGCAGACGTGA